The Orcinus orca chromosome 4, mOrcOrc1.1, whole genome shotgun sequence genome includes a region encoding these proteins:
- the CXCL11 gene encoding C-X-C motif chemokine 11 codes for MNTKGMATVLAVIFCATIVQGFPMFKGGRCLCTHPGVKAVKVADIEKVSIIYPSNNCDKIEVIITLKTHKGQRCLNTNSKQAKVIIKKAKRMNFLKYQKV; via the exons ATGAATACGAAGGGCATGGCTACAGTCCTGGCTGTGATATTCTGTGCTACAATTGTTCAAG GCTTCCCCATGTTCAAAGGGGGACGGTGTCTTTGCACACACCCTGGAGTAAAAGCAGTGAAAGTGGCAGATATTGAGAAAGTCTCCATAATTTACCCAAGTAATAACTGTGACAAAATAGAAGTGAT TATCACCCTGAAAACACATAAAGGACAAAGATGCCTAAATACCAACTCAAAGCAAGCAAAAGTTATAATCAAG AAagctaaaagaatgaattttttaaaatatcaaaaagtatGA